In Salvelinus namaycush isolate Seneca chromosome 17, SaNama_1.0, whole genome shotgun sequence, one genomic interval encodes:
- the LOC120062012 gene encoding small integral membrane protein 19-like, which yields MGGHGVMTNEESLDYSVHEAWNEATNVYLLVILVSFGLLMYARKNKRKIMRIFALPPTAGATTEPNFYDSLQKVRLRQQLEMYSLARKFDQHQHQGQSESVQLSME from the exons ATGGGCGGTCATGGTGTGATGACGAACGAGGAATCGTTGGATTACTCCGTGCACGAGGCGTGGAATGAGGCCACCAATGTCTATTTGCTCGTCATTCTGGTTAGCTTCGGACTGCTAATGTATGCTAGAAA AAATAAGAGGAAGATTATGAGGATATTCGCTCTGCCCCCCACAGCTGGAGCCACGACCGAACCGAACTTCTATGACAGTCTGCAGAAAGTGAGACTCCGCCAGCAGCTGGAGATGTACTCTCTTG CGAGGAAGTTTGACCAGCATCAACACCAAGGCCAGAGTGAGAGTGTTCAGCTCTCTATGGAATGA